Below is a genomic region from Gemmatimonadaceae bacterium.
CCGGCTCGAGCCGGATCGCCGTCTCCAGCTCACGCCGCGCTGTTCCGAGGTCGCCTTCCTCGCGAGCCAGTCGCGACAGGAAGACGTGAGGAGTCGCCATGTTCGGGTTCTCGCGCGCGATCTCCGCGAAAGCGCCCCGCGCTGCCTCGCGACGTCCCGACTGCATCGCCGCGACTGCTTCGTTCATCTGCTTGTCGGGATCGGCTCGGCGCGTGTACACCATATACCCGCCGATCGCCGCCATGATCAGCACGGCAAGCGCGATGATGAACCACAGGTTCGCCGGAATGCGGCTCGGCCTGTCGGTGTACGTCGGCTCCTGTGAAGCCGGAGGAGCGCCCGCCGGCGGAGACGTGCTTGCCGGTGGCGGAGAATACGATGGCGGAGGACGCCGCGGGGGCACCGGACGCGAATAATCGGGTCCCGATGCCGGCGACGGCGCCGCTACCGGCGGGACAGCGGCAGCGGCCTGGTCGCCCGCAGGCGCGGCAAGTCCGGCCTCGAGCTGCCTGTATCCCTCACGTGCAACGACGACGTCATTGTCGGTGGCACGGTATGTGGTGCGATTGGCGCGGTCGCGCGCGCCGAGAAACTCGAGCAGCGCGTAGGCCTGGCCGAGTGAGATCATCTCGCGCTGGCGCAACTCGCGGATGAGTCCCTGACCGCTCAGCGAAGACCCGCCCATGAGTGCGCGGAGCGCGTTCTCGGTTCCCTGCCAGAGCTCGAGGATATCGGCGGCGCGGTCCTCTCCGTCGCGAGAGCGATCGAGCCGCGCGACTATCGGCTCGGCCGCCCTCAGAGTGGCGAGCGCGGACTGCTGGTTGCCGTTCATCTGACTATCCGCAGAAGCCCGGCGTTGGCGCTTCCGCGGATAAAGCTCTCCGCATCCGCCGTGGGAATGGAATATCCCGTGAGCGAATAGCCGCGGCGCGCCTCCGTCTGCATGAACTCCTTCAGCGAGCTCTCGCCCGCGACGCCTCGTGCCTCGCTCATCTTAAGCAGAATCTCCTCCCAGGTTCCTTCGAACGAGTGGTCCTCGTCGATGGTGATGCAGTGCTCGTGCGGCTCCGCCGATTTGTCGCTGGCGAAATTACTCAGCAGCGCTCCGAACAACTCCAGCTGGCCACGGGCCTCGCCCTCGGCAGCTTCCGCCGCCTTGGCCTCGATCTCCGCCAGCATCTCGTCAATGTCGTCCGGCTCGCCGGCAAGCTCGGCCAGGCGTTCTTCCCATGGCTTGAGCTCCGGGTCACTGTCACGCAAACGATAGACCATCTTCTTCAACTCGATGAGTCTCCAGATGCCCAGCTCGTCCCAGTGATCATCCGGCGTCGAGCGATCCAGATGGTACAGGGCCGCCTCGTAGTCTCCCCGGTCGTAAAAAATGTTTCCGAGGTAGATCCGGGCCTCGGCGTGATCCTCATCTATTTTCAGCGCGCGCCTGAGCGTGGCGATCGCCGAGTCGTCCTCGCCGAGCCGGTGCTGCGCATAGCCGATGCAAGACACCGCTTCGGCGGAATCGGGCGTCTGGCGTGCCGCCGTCTCGAAGTACTCGCGCGACTCCTCGATCAGTCCTTCGCGGAAAAGTGCGCGGCCAACCTGAAGCATCAGCTCGATGTCGTCCTCATAGCCGAGCTCGAGCGTGCGGCGGAAGCTTTTCAGCGCCGCGGCCCGCTGCCCGAATCTGAGAAGGGTTTCTCCGAAGCCGGCTAACGCGTCCTCGTGCTCAGGGTCGAGGACCAGGGCTTCCTCGAAGCTCCTGCGCGCCCACGCGTATTCCTCGCGGGCGTGATAGGCGTAACCGACGCCGATGTGCAGCTCCACCGCATTAGGGTAGAGCGCGAGCCCCTCACGAAGTACGTCCAACGCGTCATCGTACTGGCCTTCGTTGTACAGCTGATGCGCTCTCTCATCGTACTCCTCGGAACTCAGAAACGGGGTAGTCATGGGCGGTCACAACCTCCGACTGATCGAGTTGCCATATTGTACTATTCGAAACCGCTTTTGTTCAAGGCAGATTTTGCACAGATTTTGCGCCGAACACGCGGCTACGAGAGCAATTCGTTCCTCTCTTTCGACGCGTTGCGTCGCTTTCACGTCACGACGGCCGTTCGCTCCGTGAAGCGCTCCCAGGAAGCGGTCTCGAGAGCGTCGTCTATCGCCTCCATGAGCGTGTCCACCTCGTCGTCACGGTTGAAGAAATGCGGAGCGACGCGGATGCCCGCTCCGACGCGATAGTCCACGAGAATGTCGCGGGACAGGAGCACCTGCGTCACCTCGTAGCCGTGCGGCACGTCAACGGCGACGGTGCCACCGCGCCTCTTCGGGTCGCGATGGGCGAAGACGCGATAGCCCCGCGCATCGGCCAGCTGGATGAGCCGCGATGTCTGGCGGATGCTCTTCTCCCTGATGGCATCAACTCCGGCGCGCCGGATGATCTTCACACCTTCCGCTGAGGCGTAAAGCGCGGGGATCACGGGCGTGCCGTTGAGCCAGCGGAATGGTCCGGGCGTGTACTCCATCCGCTCTTCGAACGCGAACGGGCGCGAATGCGCCTGCCAGCCCGTGAGCGCGGGAGCCAGCGTGTCACGGATCTCCGGCGATACATAGAGAAAGCAGCCGCCGGGACCGCCGCACAGCCACTTCAGCACGCCGCCGGTGAGGAAGTCCACGCCGCTTCGCCTCACGTCCACGGGAATGATTCCGACCGAGTGGAACGCATCCAGCGACACCAGCGCGCCCATGCTGTGCGCGCGGGCACAGATCGCGTCCGCATCATTAATAAACGCGGATTTGAAAAGCACGTGGGAGATCGCGACGAGACGGGTGCGCTCGTCTATCGCCGCGAGCAGGCGATCCTCGTCTATCGAGATGCCGTCGTCGGAGCGCACCACCACCACCCTCGCGCCGAATCGCTTCGCCAGCTCCTCGTACGCGTATCGAACGGATGGAAAGTCGAACTCGGTCATCACGATCGTGTCTCGTGGCGCGGTGAAATCGATGGCCGAGCAGACCGCGGACTGGGCGATGGTGACGTTGGGCATCATCACGACTTCGCCCGGGCCGGCATTCATCAGCGGCGCGATCTCGTTGCCGACATCCACCGGCATCTCCCACCACCCGCGCGCCCACGCCTTGACGCCAAGCCCGCCCCAGTCAGCCGCGTACTCCGCCAGCCTGCCCGGCACCGATCGAGGCATGGGGCCGAGCGAGTTGGAGACGAGATATGTGGTCCTCTCGAGTATCGGAAATTCTTCGCGGTACTCGAGCAGCCCGTCGGTCACGCGCTACTTCCGCTGCTTGTCGCGCAGCGGCTTGAACTCGGCGTCGGCATTCCACGTTGGGACGCCGGGCGCGTTGGCGAGCTGCCAACCGAAGCGCTGCACGATCCCGGAGAGCTGGACGGCGCCGGAGAGATCCCATCCGGCATGGTACTCGTCGGACGGCTGATGATAGCGGTGGGCCGTATAGTCGTCGTGCTGCTTCGCGCCCCACTCCTTCGGTAGCCCGACGAAGTCGTTGCCTTCCCCGATGGAGACCGATGGGATTCCAACCTTGGCGAGCGAGAAATGGTCGGAGCGGTAGAAGTAGCCTGCTTCCGGATGCGCGTCAGGTGAGAGTCGCATTCCCGACTGTGCAACGAAGCGTGCAAGTGATGGCCCGAGCGAGCTCTTGGTGTCGCCCAGGACGTGCAGATCCTTCACGCGACCGAGGATGTTGCCGCCGTCGACGTTGAGGTTGGCGATGATGCTCGCCGCGGGGACGGTCGGATTCTCCCCGTAGTACTGCGAGCCCAGCAGCCCCGACTCCTCGGCGGTTACGAAGAGAAAAAGCTGGGACCGGCGGGGTTTCGGTGACGCAGCGGCTGACCGGGCGATGGCGAGGACGTCGGCGACCCCTGAAGCATTGTCGCTCGCGCCGTTGTAGATCGAGTCGCCGTTGACGACCGGACCTATGCCGTGGTGATCCCAGTGTGCGCTGTAGGCGACGTACTCGTCGCGGAGCTTCGGGTCGCGGCCCCGCACGACTCCGACGACGTTGGCGGACTTGAGGTGCTCGACCTTGTTGGTGAAGTGCGCGTCCATGTCTATGCCCGTGGCGACCGGACGAAAGTCGCGCGATTCGGCCTGCTTGCGCAGTGTCTGCATGCTGAGCCCCGCCTGAGCGAGGAGGGCCGTGGCCGCGCTGTCGGTGATCCAGCCGCGCACTCCGATCGGTGCGGGCGGCTTCGGGTCGCGGGGAAGCATGCGCTGCTCCTTCGCCCATGAGCCGACGACGGTGTGCCACGGATATCCGGCGCGGTCGGTGGTGTGCACGATGAGCATCCCGGCCGCGCCGCGGCGCTCCGCTTCCTCGAACTTGTAGGTCCAGCGGCCGTAGTAAGTCATCGCCTTGCCGCCGAACAGATTGGGCTCGCTCGCGGGCGCCGGGGGGTCATTTACCAGCACCAGAAGCACCTTCCCCTTCAGATCCATTCCCTTGAAGTCGTCCCATCGGTACTCTGGGGCGAATGCACCGTATCCGATGAATACCAGCTCTCCTCGCGCGACACTCGTCGGCGTGGCGGAGCCGGCCCAGACGACGACGCCCTCGGGATAGCGGAGAGTTGCGGTGGCCTTTCCGCTTGCCGTGACGCTGACGGAGCCGTTCGTCGCGCCCACGACGTCAATCGGCACTTCCTGGAAATAGGAGCCCGTGACTCCCGGTTCGACGCCGAAGGCCTTGAGCTGTGTGGCGATGTATTCCGTGGAAAGCTTGTCGCCGCGGGTCGCCGGTGCGCGCCCCTCGAGGAGATCCGACGCGAGGAACTGGATGTGCGCGTCTATCTCATTCGGCGTGATGCGCTGGAGCTGTGGTACGGCCTGAGCGTGGAGTGAGGCAAGCGGCGCAAGGAGCGCGGCAACGAGAACGAGGCGGGCTGATTTCATGTCGGCGATGTTATGCGGTTGGGTGGTGGATCGTAAGATAATAGCGAGTCGCACCTTCTTCTGAATCCATGCCGTCACTCAGTCTCGATTATCCGTCCCGCGCCTCCGCGCCGCACCCGCGAAAGATCGCCCTCGTACTTGGCGGCGGTGGTCTCAAGGGGTTCGCGCACATTGGCGTGCTGGCCGCGCTCGAGGAGAAGGGAATCGTGCCCGCGGTACTCGCGGGAACCAGCATCGGATCGCTGATCTGCGCGGCTCAGGCAGGCGGCATGTCCATAGATGACATGACCGACCACGCCAAGGCACTGCGGCGACGGGATCTGTTCCGCTTTGACCGGCTGGGGATGCTTCTCGAGAGAGCACACGCACCATCCATCTACCAGGGTGGTCCGCTGCGCGATGTGTGCGCATCGATAGTGCGTGATGCGCAATTCGACGAGCTGGACACAACTCTGCTCGTGAATACCGTGGATCTCCAGCGCGGATCACCCGTCGTGTGGGGAGTTCCCGGGCTGCGGGACGTGAGCGTGCTCGATGCCGTTTACGCGTCGTGCGCGCTGCCGGGGTTCTATCCGCCGGGCACGGTGGGAGACCGGACCTGCGTGGACGGCGGTGTGATTGACAACCTTCCGGTCGGGGTAGCGTCTCAGGGAATGGACGCGGTGATCGCTGTGGATACCGGCAGCAGCTCGCTCGTCACGCAGCGCGACATCGCCCGGAACGGATTCACGGCTATCTACATGCGAGCCGCGACGACGATGATGCACGCCCTGCAGTTGTCTCCGTTGGAGCGATGGGCGGGTCCACCGATGATCCTCGTCAGGCCGCGCGTCTCGCACATCGACTGGTTCAGCTTCACGCAGACCGATGAGTTGATCGAAGCCGGGTACAAGGCGGCGATGGAGGCGCTCAAGCACTTCGACGAGACCCTCGAGGCCGAGAGCGGCATCTTCCCGCGGCGGGCCATGCGCATCTCGGTGAACCGGGAGAAGTGCATCGGGTGCACGCTGTGCGTTGCGCTGGCGCCGCAAGTGATGGCAATGGACGATACCGGCAAGGCGGTTCCGCGGATCCCTGTGGTGGACTGGTCACCCGCTGATGGAGACTTCGTGCATCACTGCCCGACCTACGCGATCGGGGCCGAGCCGGCCGTAGCGAATGGGAAGGAGAACATCCATGAGGCGATTGAAGCCAAAACGCCCGAGGAGAAAGAAGAGCGGCTGGAAACGGCTTGAAGGTGAACCGAGCACCCGCCCAACTCCGGATTCCGTAGTGGGTCAGTTTCGAGTTGGCAGGATGGAGGCGAGCCGCCCTGCGTGCCACGGAGAATGGAGGCCCTCAGCACCGCACTATGCGTGGTCCCGCAGTTCCCCCAACAACCGTTTTCCTCCGTGTGCTTCGTGTCTTGTGGCAAGTGCAGAGACATGGCTAAACTGACCCACTACTCCGGATTCCACCACGACACGCGTTCGTCTCGCGATATGCTACATTTAGAATAGCCTGACGCCCGCCAAAACCCAGGGCGCCAGTGGCTCAGAGCAACCGGCCAGCGCACGGCGCGGCCTGTTCCAGAGAAAGACACCATGACACACCCGAATTCCTTCGGAAGCCGGTCCACGCTCGAGGCCGGGGGGCGCCAGTACACCATCTACCGCCTCGATTCGCTCGAATCGGTCTCCGGCGGCAAGGCCGCCAGACTCCCCTACAGTCTCAAGATTCTCCTCGAAAACCTGCTCCGTAACGAGGACGGCAAGTTCGTCAGGCGCGAGGACATCGAAGGCCTCGCCAACTGGGATGTGAAGGGCAAGACGGAGAATGAGATCGCCTTCAGAACCGCCCGCGTCCTCCTTCAGGACTTCACCGGCGTTCCTGCCGTGGTGGACCTCGCGGCGATGCGCGACGCGCTGGCACGGCTCGGCGGCGATCCGAAGAAGATCAATCCGCTTCAGCCCGTGGATCTCGTGATCGACCACTCGGTGCAGGTGGACGAGTACGGCTCCGAGGCGTCGTTCCTGATCAACGCAAATCTCGAGTTCGATCGCAACCAGGAGCGCTACGCATTCCTCCGCTGGGGACAGAAGGCGCTGCAGAATTTCCGCGTCGTTCCGCCCGATACCGGCATCGTGCACCAGATCAATCTCGAGTATCTCGCGCAAGCTGTCTTCGTTCACGACGCCAATGGGGAAACGACGGCTTATCCCGACTCGCTCGTCGGCACGGACTCGCACACCACGATGATCAACGGCCTTGGCGTACTCGGCTGGGGCGTCGGCGGAATCGAAGCGGAAGCGGCGATGCTGGGACAGCCGGTATCCATGCTGATTCCCGAAGTCGTGGGATTCAAGCTGTATGGCAAGCTTCCGCCCGGCGCCACCGCCACGGATCTCGTGCTCACGGTCACGCAGCTCCTCAGGCAGAAGAAGGTCGTCGGCAAGTTCGTCGAGTTCTACGGAGCGGGACTCTCGTCCCTCTCGCTGGCTGACCGCGCGACGATCGCCAACATGGCGCCGGAGTACGGCGCGACCATGGGCTTCTTCCCGATCGATGCGGAGACGGTCAACTACCTTCGCTTCACGGGACGCGACGAGGCGCAGGTTCAGCTCGTCGAGGCATATGCAAAGCTTCAGGGCCTGTATCGCACCGACGACACGCCCGATCCCGTTTTCAGTGACACGCTGGATCTCGATCTTGCGACCATCGAGCCGAGTCTCGCGGGGCCGAAGCGGCCGCAGGATCGCGTACCACTCAAGCTTTCGAAGCAGCTCTTCCGCGAAGCGCTGGCGGGCGATCTGCAGAAAACCGGCACGCTGGCAGGAGTCGCCGCGGCGAAGCAGGCAATGTCGGTGTCGGCATCACCTCAGCTCTCGCCCAGTGTTGTCGCCACGAGTCACGACGAGCAGGCGGGGGCGGACACCGCTGTGCCGGTGGAGATGAACGGCGAGAAGTTCGGTCTGCGCCATGGCTCGGTCGTGATCGCCGCGATAACGAGCTGCACCAACACGTCGAACCCGAGCGTGATGCTCGCGGCGGGTCTGCTCGCGCGGAACGCGGTCGCGAAGGGACTGAGCACGAAGCCGTGGGTGAAGACAAGTCTCGCCCCGGGATCCAAGGTGGTGACCGACTACTTCACGGCGGCGGGCGTTCTCGAACCGCTCCAGAAGCTGCGGTTCAACGTCGTCGGTTACGGATGCACGACGTGCATCGGCAACTCCGGTCCGCTGCCGCAGCCGGTCGCGGACGCGGTCGAAGCAAACAAGCTCGTCGTGGTGGCGGTGCTCTCGGGCAACCGCAACTTCGAGGGGCGCATCAATCCTCTCACGCGGTTCAACTACCTGGCGTCGCCGCCGCTCGTCGTTGCGTACGCGCTCGCCGGGCGGATGGACATTGACTTCAACACCGAGCCGCTTGGTGTCGGCAAGGACGGGCCGGTATTCCTGCGCGACATCTGGCCGGCTCCGAAGGAAGTCGAGGACGAGATCCTGCGCTCGGTCAAGGCGGACATGTTCAAGACGCAGTACGCGAACGTGTTCGATGGCGACGACAACTGGCGCTCGCTGCCGGTCCCGGAAGGCGATCTCTACGCGTGGGATCAGGACTCGACCTACGTGAAGAATCCGCCGTTCTTCGACGGAATGACGCTGACGCCTCCCGGTGTGCACCCGATTCACGAGGCGCGTGCGCTGGCGATGCTCGGCGACTCCATCACCACGGATCACATCTCACCGGCGGGCTCGATTCCGGCGGCGAGCCCCGCGGGCAAGTGGCTGATCGCGCATGGAGTGAAGACGACCGACTTCAACTCGTACGGCGCGCGCCGAGGCAACCACGAAGTGATGATGCGCGGAACATTCGCCAACATCCGGCTGCGGAACGAGCTCGCCCCAGGGACGGAGGGCGGCTGGACGGCGGTGTCGCACGGCGGTGACGCCGTGACGATCTACGACGCGTCCATGGAATATCAGCGGCAGGACGTGCCGCTGGTGATCATCGCCGGAAAGGAATACGGCACCGGATCGTCGCGCGATTGGGCGGCGAAGGGTACACTGCTGCTCGGCGTGAGAGCGGTGATCGCCGAGTCGTTCGAGCGCATTCACCGGTCGAACCTGGTGGGGATGGGAGTGCTGCCGCTCGAGCTCATCAACGGGCAGACGCGGCAAACGCTCGGGCTCACCGGCTTCGAGACGTTCGACATCGTCGGCATGTCCGACGAGATGAAGCCGCGCGCGACTCTGACCGTGCGCGCGACGGGCGACGATGGCGCGGTGAGGGTATTCCAGGCGGTATCGAGAATAGATACGCCGGAAGAGATGAGCTACTTCAGGCACGGGGGCATCCTTCCTTACGTGCTGCGGCAGCTCGTCGGCTGACTACCCGGCCATCTCCGTCTTCTTCCTGGTGAAGCGGAGCCGCGGAATCGCATCGTGTATCTGCTCGGTGACTTCGCGCTGCATGCGCACCGGATCGAGAGGCTGCAGCATGTCCCTCAATTCGGGATCGTTCCCCACGGTATGGCCCAGCCGGGTGTACAGCCCCGCAATGAGATGCAGTGTCTTGGTGACCTCTTCCTCGATGCGGAGATTTATCTGAAGAGCCAGCTCTTCCCTCAACTCGCCAATCGCCGACTCCCTGCTCTGGCTCATGAGCACGAAAATGGACAGGAAGATGGCCTCGAGTGAGACGATCATCGTCAGAAGTCCGTACGGGAACGGATCGAACTTCGGAAGAGCCGTGAATTTGCTGTTCCAGACAAGCCAGGTTGTAAACGCGACCGCGTGAGCGACGAAAAAACCGGTCGAGCTCGCGAGGCGCGTCAGCCAGTCCGCAGCGACCTGCATCCGTGTGTGCTCGCCGGAGTGTTGCGCCTTGATGGCGCGAAAGGTGGTGTGAATGCGGCTGCTACGCCGGGTACGCCGGTCGTATCCCGCCGGCAGCGGGCTTCCATGCTGCGTCCTCAGCATCTCCGGCAGAATCGTGTCTTGGTTGAGGTCGTCTTCGGTCATGGCAATTGGTCGAGGATGTTGATGGCTACTGAAACACAAAGAGTCCGAATATCGCGATGAACATCGCTAAAGTGGCCGCCGAAAGTGGGTCAACCCACGCGAATGCGGCGTGAGTGATGTGGTGAGAATGATAAAATACATCGCGACATTCGATGCGAACGTGCCAATCCCTACGTCCAGCTTTCTTCGCTGGATCTCGAACTTCGACGCGCCGATCCGATCCACCACGCGCCGCCTTCCGATGAGCTTCTCCTCCTCCACTTCCTGAGACGTCTGCCAGAAGCCCTTACTGGCCGCATCCTCGCGAGTCTTCGTACGCCTGTCGCTTCCGCGGAGCAGAATCTCCGCAGGCCGTTTTTTCGGGAGAACCTTCAATCGGATCGCAAGTCTGGTGGAAGGTTTCGAAATCGGGGTAAACGTACCAGCTTTCAGAAGCCATGAATACGACAGTCACCGTCGGATTGATCCAGGAGTCCGTGACCTCCGACGCGAACGCAAATGTCGAGCGCGCCGTCGAGCGGGTGCGCGAGGCGGCCTCGCGCGGAGTACAGATCATCTGCCTCCAGGAACTCTTCAACGCCCCCTATTTCTGCAAGGCGCAGAAGTCCGAGCGCTTCGACCTCGCCGAGCCGATTCCGGGCCCAGCGGTGGAGCGGATGCAGAAGGTCGCGCAGGAGCTCGAGGTTGTTCTGATCGTTCCGGTCTTCGAGCGGCAGGCCGCAGGTGTGTATCGCAATTCAGCCGCGATTGTCGACGCCGACGGATCCATGCTCGGCGTGTATCGCAAGATGCACATCCCCGACGATCCGCTGTTCTACGAGAAGTACTACTTCACCCCCGGCGACTCGAACGTCTCGTACGATGGCGCGCACAAAGGGGCGAGCGGGTTCTGCGTGTGGAACACCCGCTACGCGAAGATCGGCGTGCTGATCTGCTGGGATCAATGGTATCCGGAGGCGGCGCGCATCAACGCCCTGCTCGGCGCCGAGATTCTTTTCTATCCGACGGCGATCGGGTGGCATCCCTCGGAGAAGGCGGAGTTCGGCAAGGCGCAGGTGGATGCATGGCGGACGGCGCAGCGCGCGCACGCAATCGCCAACGGCGTGTTCGTCGCGTCTCCGAACCGTGTCGGCCACGAGGACGAGGAAGGGACGGACGGCATTGAGTTCTTCGGTCATTCGTTCATCTCCGATCCGTTCGGGCGCATTCTCACCGAAGCGGGTACGGAGCCGGCGGTTCTGGTCGCCGAGTGCGACCGCAGGCTGATCGAGGATACGCGTCGCAACTGGCCGTTCCTGCGGGATCGGCGGATAGACGCCTACGGCCCGATTCTCAACAGGTACATCGGATGACAGCCGCGAAGCCCGCGGTGGCACCGTGGGCTGTCGTGACATCGTCACATCCTGCCGGAAGTCGCATCATGCCGGCGGAATGGGAGCGCCATGATGCCACGTGGATCGCGTGGCCGCACGACGAGCCGGACTGGCCCGGCAAGCTGGGTGCGATTCCGTGGGTGTACGCGGAAATAGTTCGTGCGCTGCACACGCACGAGCGCGTCGAGATTCTCTGTCATGACGAATCCGTCCGAAACGCGGCAAGAGTGGCGCTCGATGCTCACGCCGTGGACTCCGCCGGGTACCGTCTGCATCTGGTACCGAACGACCGGGTGTGGCTACGCGATTCGGCTCCGACGTTCGTGTGGAACGAGACCGGCGCGATAGAGATGGTGAACTGGCGCTTCAACGGGTGGGCCAAGTACCACAACTACACGCGCGACGAGAGGGTCGGCGAGGCGGTGGAGAAGATCACCGGCCTCCCGCGCGTGACGGCGAAGCGCCCCGACGACGGCTCGTGGCTCGTCATCGAGGGTGGCGGCATCGAGACGGACGGCGCCGGATCGCTGCTAGTGACCGAGGAATGGCTGCTGAGCGACGTCCAGATCCGGAATCCCGGCATGACGCGGCAGGACTACGAATCGGCGTTCGCCGAGTATCTCGGCATCACCAATACCATTTGGCTGGGCGAGGGATGCGTCGGTGACGACACGCACGGTCATATAGATGACATCGCGCGGTTCGCTGCCCCGGGGGTCGTGCTGCTGGCGTACGAGGATGATCCTGCCGATGCCAATCACCCCCAGTCGGCTGATAACCTGTCGCGACTGGAAAGCGCGGCGAAGCGCAGTCCGTTGCGGGTCGTCCGCCTGCCCTACCCCCGGCCGGTCATCATGGAAGGTCAGCGCTTGCCGGCGAGCTACGCGAATTTCTACATCGCCAACGACGTGGTGCTCGTTCCGACATTCAACGATCCGAACGACCGCGTCGCGCTGGAGATGATCGCGCGCGAGTTTTCTGGCCGCGAAGTCGTGGGAATACACGCCGTGGATCTGGTATGGGGACTCGGCACGTTGCATTGCCTCACACAGCAGCAGCCGGCTCCCACCGGTAATGATTCTGGCAGCGGAAGCGCTGTGTGAACTCAGGGTCGCCGGAAGCGGTCCGCTCCGGCTTGCCGGGTCGCCCTTATACGGTGGTGTACGACGGTCACTGCAACGTATGCAGGAGACTCGTGCGGATGGTCACCAAATGGGACAGGCGCGGCGACCTGGAGATTCTTCCTTCACAGACGCCGGGTCTTCACGCACGCTTTCAGTGGATTCCGGCGCACGCCTTTCTCGAATCGGTGCAGGTGGTCGAGAACGGAACTGGATTGACGTGGCAGGGCGCGGCCGCACTCGAGCGGCTCCTCGATACCCTGCCGAAGGGACCGCTCATCTCGTGGATTTTCTCGATTCCATTCGCGCGGCCGATCGTCGAGCGATTCTACCGCTGGTTCGCGCGTAATCGGTACCGGCTCGGCTGCGGAGAGCACTGCCAGCTCCGCGAGCCGAACCTCGACTGCAAGGGTTGAAGTAGCGACTGAGAAGCCATCGGCCCGTGACCACGCCCCGCCACCCTCGTCCAATTGACGGGTGGGGATGCACCGCGCCCCTTCGGAGAAATACTTGAGACTCACGGGACTTTTCATCGGTCTGGCCTTTGTCGCGGGATGCAGCAAGGGCACGAACTCATATACGGTAGGCGCCGCGGGTCCCTGGAAGGAGGGATACGGCGTCATGAGCCGCCGCGGGATCGATCTTGCGGTAGATGAGATCAACCGCAACGGCGGGATCAACGGCGTACCGCTCAAGGTCGTTCCCCGCGACGACGAGGCCAACAGTGCTCGGGCGGCGGCGATCGCACAGGAGTTCGTCGCCGATCCGAGCGTGCTTGCAGTGATCGGCCACGTCAACTCGGGTGCGATGCTCGCCGCGGCCCACATCTATGACGGCCAGCTGACCGCGGTCGCGACCACGGCGTCTTCGCCGGATCTCACCGGGGTGTCGAAATGGACCTTTCGCGTCATCTCGAGCGATTCGCTCAACGGCGTCATTCTCGCGCGGTTCGCATCGCGCATCGGCGGTACGTCGGCCGACCTGAAGCAGGCGTCGGTTCTCTACGAGAACGATTCCTATGGACGCGGTCTGGCTGACGCGTTCCGGCGCGCCTTCCGCGGCACGATCATCAGCTTCGATCCGATCAGCGAGCACCTGGATCCCGAGCCGTTCGTGTCGTACCTGAAAATGCGCCGGCCCGGCATCGTGTT
It encodes:
- a CDS encoding ABC transporter substrate-binding protein, whose amino-acid sequence is MRLTGLFIGLAFVAGCSKGTNSYTVGAAGPWKEGYGVMSRRGIDLAVDEINRNGGINGVPLKVVPRDDEANSARAAAIAQEFVADPSVLAVIGHVNSGAMLAAAHIYDGQLTAVATTASSPDLTGVSKWTFRVISSDSLNGVILARFASRIGGTSADLKQASVLYENDSYGRGLADAFRRAFRGTIISFDPISEHLDPEPFVSYLKMRRPGIVFVAGRETSALRLLREARRQGLEAVFIGGDGWQSIVSDTAASNGAYVGTSFNAEDPSPEVQRFVKAFRGKYQTKPDAFAALAYDATQLIAQALAKKGANRAGVRDYLASLNSANAFDGVTGPIYFNSSGDPIGMGFHVAQVVSGTLTSSGSRIAAVVPVPPAQAHP